The Niallia alba genome includes a window with the following:
- a CDS encoding ABC transporter permease: protein MRINALVLRIMKQFYRDKRTLALMILAPILILTLVNLVFNGNDYETKIGLIDTPDSISEAFEKEELKTSIYTSEVAAENALKDGKIDAYFIVESGQTKLMLEGSDPSISKTTIAKIQEAVQTLSPSKAAIDIDVLYGSMDMKQFDSFGPILLGFFAFFFVFLVAGVSFLRERTTGTLERLLSSPIRRWELVLAYIIGFGLFTMVQSGIIVVYSVYVLQMSNAGSILYVLLITLLLALVALTLGILLSSFAHNELQMIQFIPIVIVPQVFFSGLFNLDTISSAISWISYLTPLYYAADALREVMIRGNGFMEIIGSLSILFGYSIVLMIINIFVLKKYRSI, encoded by the coding sequence ATGAGAATTAACGCCTTAGTATTACGTATTATGAAACAATTCTACCGTGACAAAAGAACACTCGCATTAATGATTTTAGCTCCTATTCTCATTTTAACGTTAGTCAATCTAGTTTTTAATGGGAATGACTACGAAACAAAAATAGGTTTAATTGATACTCCTGATTCCATCAGCGAAGCCTTCGAAAAAGAAGAATTAAAAACATCTATTTACACTAGCGAGGTAGCGGCAGAGAACGCATTAAAAGATGGGAAAATCGATGCTTATTTTATCGTCGAAAGTGGTCAAACAAAATTAATGTTAGAAGGAAGTGATCCTTCTATTAGCAAAACAACGATTGCCAAGATACAAGAGGCCGTTCAAACGTTGTCTCCCTCTAAAGCTGCAATCGATATTGACGTACTTTATGGTTCCATGGATATGAAACAATTTGACTCATTTGGACCTATTTTACTTGGCTTTTTTGCCTTCTTCTTTGTTTTCCTAGTAGCAGGTGTATCCTTTTTAAGAGAAAGAACAACGGGAACACTGGAGCGATTGCTTTCCAGTCCTATTAGAAGATGGGAGCTAGTTCTTGCTTATATCATCGGCTTTGGATTATTTACAATGGTGCAATCAGGCATTATTGTCGTTTATTCGGTCTATGTTCTTCAGATGTCAAATGCTGGTTCCATTTTATACGTATTATTGATTACTTTATTATTGGCATTAGTAGCTCTTACGTTGGGGATTCTCTTATCCTCTTTTGCCCATAATGAACTGCAAATGATTCAATTTATTCCCATTGTCATTGTCCCACAAGTTTTCTTTTCTGGGCTTTTTAACTTAGATACGATTTCTTCTGCCATTAGCTGGATCTCTTACTTGACCCCATTATATTATGCTGCAGACGCCTTGAGAGAAGTAATGATTCGTGGCAATGGATTTATGGAAATAATAGGTTCCCTTAGTATCCTTTTTGGCTATTCTATTGTTTTAATGATTATCAATATTTTTGTTTTAAAAAAATATCGTAGTATTTAG